A region from the Coffea eugenioides isolate CCC68of chromosome 9, Ceug_1.0, whole genome shotgun sequence genome encodes:
- the LOC113783196 gene encoding glutathione S-transferase T3-like: MGYGGSSTPSEIRKDFDFAGQQQNAASTESMPDSQFPPFSTQRGVDNITLTNESMEESDYKRVPWSVDDDKILASAWLTISNCSIVGNSQNEESFWKRVTEYFNENRQCGPPRKYKAVKSHWHWLSRMVNEFNQCYNKLVGEHHSGWNDDQIKQHARELFHQNKNKHFVHEHVWVLLKDDPKWKANTPMQRS, encoded by the coding sequence ATGGGTTATGGAGGCTCAAGTACTCCGTCAGAGATAAGGAAGGATTTTGATTTCGCCGGCCAACAACAAAATGCTGCATCAACGGAATCAATGCCGGACTCTCAATTTCCACCATTTTCAACACAACGTGGGGTGGATAACATTACTCTCACCAATGAGTCAATGGAAGAATCTGATTATAAACGCGTTCCATGGAGTGTGGATGATGACAAGATACTTGCAAGTGCTTGGCTCACAATTTCTAATTGTAGCATTGTGGGTAATTCTCAAAATGAAGAGAGTTTTTGGAAACGAGTCACGGAATACTTCAACGAGAATCGGCAATGTGGGCCGCCAAGAAAATATAAGGCTGTGAAATCACATTGGCATTGGTTGAGTCGAATGGTCAATGAATTCAACCAATGCTACAACAAATTGGTTGGAGAACATCATAGCGGGTGGAATGATGATCAGATCAAACAGCATGCACGAGAGCTTTTTCACCAGAATAAGAATAAGCATTTTGTACATGAACATGTATGGGTGCTATTGAAAGATGATCCGAAATGGAAAGCAAATACTCCTATGCAGcgttcttaa
- the LOC113783197 gene encoding berberine bridge enzyme-like 8 — protein sequence MKISYSAVLQFAFLLLIAIWWDSASHPHHEEFVPCLLNYTDSPSDFSKAIYTQNNSSFMSVLDSYIQNLRFLSPEIPKPRVIITALTENQIQAAIFCSKMHRLQMRIRSGGHDLEGTSFISDIPFFVLDMSNFRSTAVDANSLTAWVGAGATLGELYYSIHEANSSLGFPAGTCPTVGIGGHISGGGYGPLTRQFGLAADNVIDARIIDANGKVLDRKSMGEDLFWAIRGGGGASFAAILGYKLKLVEIPEKVTAFSITRTLEQDATQLVYEWQYIASKLPLDLTITLQFVNINSDQTGKRTVQVRFVSVFLGKVDELFSIMNQQFPELGLKKEDCSEMLWIQYIAFHNGQPIGDVKEFLTRRGSRAKLYSKDKSDFAKEPIPEKGLEEILEKLNELPPSMAIMEWSYFGGGVMDTIPETATPFPHRGNLYLIFVEVLWNATNQEVVSKQRIDWIKKLYKVIGKYVPNNPRAAYANNRDLDLGVNNKGKTSVEKARIWGAPYFKNNFDRLVEVKTKVDPYNFFKNEQSIPPLH from the coding sequence ATGAAAATATCCTATTCAGCAGTGCTTCAATTTGCTTTCCTCCTTCTCATTGCCATCTGGTGGGATTCTGCATCTCATCCTCACCACGAAGAATTTGTTCCATGCCTTTTAAATTATACTGATAGCCCCTCTGATTTCTCAAAAGCAATTTACACCCAAAACAACTCTTCTTTCATGTCGGTCTTGGACTCCTACATCCAAAACTTGCGCTTCCTTTCACCAGAAATTCCTAAGCCCCGAGTCATTATCACAGCTTTGACTGAAAATCAAATTCAAGCAGCAATATTTTGCTCTAAGATGCACCGCTTACAGATGAGAATTCGAAGCGGTGGCCATGACCTTGAGGGCACATCCTTCATTTCTGACATCCCATTTTTTGTCCTAGACATGTCCAACTTCCGTTCAACCGCGGTAGATGCTAATAGTCTAACCGCCTGGGTTGGAGCTGGAGCAACCCTCGGTGAACTATACTACAGCATTCACGAGGCCAATAGCTCTCTGGGGTTTCCGGCTGGTACATGTCCAACTGTTGGCATTGGTGGGCACATCAGTGGCGGAGGCTATGGTCCATTGACAAGGCAATTTGGCCTTGCTGCGGACAATGTCATCGATGCTCGGATCATCGATGCAAACGGAAAAGTTCTGGATAGAAAGAGCATGGGTGAGGATCTCTTTTGGGCTATAAGAGGTGGAGGCGGTGCCAGTTTTGCAGCCATTCTTGGATACAAGTTGAAATTGGTCGAAATTCCAGAGAAAGTTACTGCGTTTTCCATCACCAGAACCTTGGAACAAGATGCAACCCAACTTGTATACGAGTGGCAATATATTGCCTCAAAGTTACCACTGGACCTTACTATCACACTCCAATTTGTCAATATCAATTCCGATCAAACAGGTAAGAGAACTGTGCAAGTTAGATTTGTGTCTGTTTTCCTTGGTAAAGTTGATGAATTATTTTCAATCATGAACCAACAATTTCCCGAGTTGGGGTTGAAGAAAGAGGACTGCAGTGAAATGCTTTGGATCCAATATATTGCCTTTCACAATGGTCAACCAATTGGTGACGTTAAAGAGTTCTTGACCAGGAGAGGCTCTCGAGCTAAACTTTATTCCAAAGATAAATCTGATTTCGCCAAAGAGCCTATCCCTGAAAAAGGGCTTGAAGAGATATTGGAAAAGCTTAATGAATTACCTCCTTCTATGGCAATAATGGaatggagttattttggaggaggGGTAATGGATACAATACCGGAAACAGCAACTCCATTCCCACATAGAGGAAATTTGTACCTCATATTTGTAGAGGTTTTGTGGAATGCAACAAATCAAGAAGTGGTGTCTAAACAGCGTATAGATTGGATCAAAAAGCTTTACAAGGTTATTGGAAAATATGTTCCTAACAATCCAAGAGCTGCCTATGCTAACAATCGCGACCTTGATTTGGGGGTGAATAATAAAGGTAAAACAAGTGTTGAAAAAGCAAGGATCTGGGGTGCTCCATATTTCAAGAACAATTTTGATAGACTGGTAGAAGTGAAAACCAAGGTTGATCCTTATAATTTCTTCAAGAATGAGCAGAGTATCCCACCTTTGCACTGA